From [Clostridium] symbiosum, a single genomic window includes:
- a CDS encoding ABC transporter permease encodes MELHETLAQQEFIARQKRRRRFVSVCRILLLFILLVLWEVCARLGIINDFIFSSPSRIVLCFISMVKDGSIFLHTGVTIMETLISFFLVVAIGLLGAILLWSSKSLSDILEPYLVMLNSLPKSALAPILIVWLGNNIKTIIVAAVSVAVFGAIMTLHNGFSHTDPDQIKLIYSLGGKRKDVLTKVLLPGSVPLIISNMKVNVGLCLVGVIIGEFLAANKGLGYLIIYGSQVFKMDLVVMSIVILCIVSAVLYQGITLLEKKMK; translated from the coding sequence ATGGAATTACATGAAACCCTGGCCCAGCAGGAATTTATCGCAAGGCAGAAACGCCGCCGCAGATTTGTCTCAGTCTGCCGCATTCTGCTTCTTTTTATTTTATTGGTACTCTGGGAAGTCTGTGCCAGACTGGGTATTATCAACGACTTCATCTTCAGTTCTCCGTCCCGAATCGTACTCTGCTTTATCAGCATGGTGAAGGACGGCAGTATTTTTTTACACACCGGTGTCACGATTATGGAAACGCTGATCAGTTTCTTTCTCGTCGTCGCCATAGGACTGCTTGGTGCAATCCTTTTGTGGTCCAGCAAAAGCCTCTCCGACATTCTGGAGCCGTATCTCGTCATGCTCAACAGTCTGCCTAAGTCGGCCCTGGCCCCGATCCTCATCGTATGGCTGGGCAATAACATCAAGACAATCATCGTTGCCGCCGTGTCAGTTGCCGTATTCGGAGCCATTATGACGCTTCATAACGGCTTCAGCCACACGGATCCGGATCAGATTAAACTGATTTACTCCCTGGGCGGAAAGCGCAAGGATGTCCTTACAAAGGTCCTGCTGCCGGGATCGGTTCCGCTGATTATCAGCAATATGAAGGTCAATGTGGGGCTCTGCCTGGTGGGCGTTATTATCGGCGAATTCCTCGCCGCCAACAAAGGGCTCGGATATCTGATTATCTATGGTTCCCAGGTCTTTAAGATGGATCTCGTTGTGATGAGCATTGTAATTCTCTGTATTGTATCGGCAGTGCTGTATCAGGGGATTACGTTACTGGAGAAGAAAATGAAATAG
- a CDS encoding transporter substrate-binding domain-containing protein, which translates to MKHIYGLKMKKYIMVLLVMLFMMAVSFPCAADEEAEDKVLRVAFPITEGYTMLTADGERYGLVVDVLNEVAKYTGWKYEYIDVENEEILRRFKAGEYDLMGGQYYMDGLEEDYGYPEYNCGYTKLILLARKDDDRIKGFDLNSLNGKTIGVFERAAENIRRLKIYLELNNIDCTIKYYNHDQLKEHGGLNYYLENGEVDLLLGNSADSGDKFYVAATFDSQPHYIVTQPDNQEILDGLNMALEKIYEADPNFAKKLYETNFPAAANMNAVLNAKEKEYIEQRGTVTVAVPSDWHPLFCLDNGDGHNGYVPDILQKISEYSGLEFSYIYCDSYAQTLGKIQNGEADLLAFYLGSDEDAVEQDLALTTPYVELNSILVRNKESSYPAQGLVGAVLEGEDMPDNITVDKEIYYSDIAEALSDVNRGKVDFFYGVSAHLESIIQKNNFTNLMQVNLINDHRETSFAMKSPVQPELFSIINKAINNISSEDSAAIGSRNMVSIGESHMTLTSIVYANPSLAVGVVATGLILLLIVVILIGKSRLHAAAMQSELEKAEAGNRAKSEFLSRMSHEIRTPMNAIVGLTDLTAMMEGVPEKVAENLEKIKTSSKYLLGLINDILDMSRIENGKMTLAAEDFSLHDMLSDVENMLQQDAANRSLKFSLEESIGHDVIVGDELRLRQVILNLLSNAFKFTRAGGSVLLRVSEESSTETVASYNILVRDTGIGIAQEEQRRIFESFEQLGSNYSKSQGTGLGLAISRNIVHLMGGELFLKSEPGKGSEFYFTVTLPRGRMEKKPVSEAAPREQGFDGAEILLAEDNDLNAEIAMELLRMQGAVVTRAENGREALELFKQSAQGEIKAILMDIQMPEMNGLEATAAIRGLSRPDAATVPIIAMTANAFQEDKESAMAAGMNGFVPKPIDVAALYEELYHNMAAVNDAVK; encoded by the coding sequence ATGAAGCATATATACGGCCTTAAGATGAAAAAATATATTATGGTTTTACTCGTGATGCTGTTTATGATGGCAGTGTCGTTTCCATGCGCGGCCGACGAAGAGGCGGAAGATAAGGTTCTTCGCGTAGCATTTCCCATAACGGAAGGTTATACCATGCTGACGGCGGATGGAGAAAGGTATGGGCTGGTGGTCGATGTCCTCAATGAGGTTGCCAAGTATACCGGATGGAAATATGAATACATTGATGTTGAGAATGAAGAAATACTGAGACGTTTTAAGGCCGGGGAATACGATCTGATGGGCGGTCAGTATTATATGGACGGGCTCGAGGAAGATTATGGATATCCTGAATATAACTGTGGTTATACAAAACTGATCCTGCTGGCCAGAAAAGATGATGACCGTATCAAGGGATTCGACCTGAACTCTCTTAATGGAAAAACAATTGGGGTTTTTGAACGGGCTGCGGAGAATATAAGACGGCTCAAGATTTATCTGGAACTTAATAACATAGACTGCACGATCAAATATTACAATCATGATCAGCTGAAGGAGCATGGGGGCCTGAATTATTATCTGGAGAACGGCGAGGTGGATTTGCTGCTGGGCAACAGTGCGGACTCCGGTGATAAATTTTATGTTGCCGCCACATTCGATTCACAGCCTCATTATATTGTGACGCAGCCGGACAACCAGGAGATTCTCGACGGCCTTAATATGGCGCTTGAGAAGATTTACGAGGCGGATCCCAACTTTGCAAAAAAATTATACGAAACCAATTTTCCTGCCGCTGCCAATATGAATGCGGTACTTAATGCAAAGGAGAAAGAATATATAGAACAGAGAGGGACTGTGACGGTAGCTGTCCCGAGTGACTGGCATCCGCTTTTCTGCCTGGATAATGGTGACGGCCACAACGGCTATGTGCCCGATATTCTTCAGAAGATTTCTGAGTATTCCGGTCTGGAGTTCTCCTATATATACTGTGACAGTTATGCGCAGACGCTCGGGAAGATACAGAACGGTGAGGCCGATCTGCTCGCTTTTTACCTTGGTTCGGACGAGGATGCCGTAGAACAGGATCTGGCGCTGACAACGCCTTACGTAGAACTGAATTCTATCCTGGTGAGGAATAAGGAATCAAGCTATCCCGCGCAGGGGCTGGTCGGAGCCGTACTGGAAGGGGAAGACATGCCGGATAATATCACGGTGGATAAGGAAATCTATTATTCCGATATTGCAGAGGCGCTTTCGGATGTCAACCGCGGCAAAGTAGACTTTTTTTACGGGGTATCCGCGCATCTTGAAAGTATTATACAAAAGAACAATTTTACCAATCTGATGCAGGTAAATCTGATCAATGATCACCGGGAAACCAGTTTTGCAATGAAAAGTCCAGTACAGCCGGAACTTTTTTCAATAATCAATAAAGCGATCAACAATATCAGCAGCGAAGATTCTGCCGCCATCGGCAGCCGTAATATGGTCTCCATCGGGGAATCCCATATGACGCTTACCAGTATTGTCTATGCCAATCCGTCCCTGGCGGTGGGCGTTGTGGCTACGGGACTTATCCTGCTTCTGATTGTTGTCATTCTTATAGGAAAGTCACGTCTTCATGCCGCCGCCATGCAGAGTGAACTCGAAAAGGCGGAGGCAGGCAACCGTGCGAAAAGTGAATTCCTTTCCCGCATGAGCCATGAAATCAGAACCCCGATGAATGCGATTGTCGGACTGACCGATTTAACCGCAATGATGGAAGGGGTGCCCGAAAAGGTAGCGGAGAACCTGGAAAAGATTAAAACATCGTCTAAGTATCTGCTGGGCCTGATCAATGACATTCTGGATATGAGCCGTATTGAAAACGGTAAGATGACTCTGGCGGCCGAAGATTTTTCCCTGCACGACATGCTGAGTGACGTTGAAAATATGCTGCAGCAGGATGCCGCAAACCGGTCGCTGAAATTCAGCCTGGAAGAGAGTATTGGACATGATGTGATAGTGGGGGATGAACTGCGCCTGAGGCAGGTGATACTCAACCTGCTTTCCAATGCATTCAAATTCACCCGGGCTGGTGGCAGCGTTCTTCTCAGGGTTTCGGAGGAATCCTCCACGGAGACTGTGGCCTCCTATAATATCCTGGTCCGTGATACGGGCATCGGAATTGCTCAGGAAGAACAGCGGCGAATCTTTGAAAGCTTTGAACAGCTGGGCTCTAATTATTCGAAGAGCCAGGGAACCGGACTTGGATTGGCCATAAGCAGAAATATTGTCCATCTGATGGGCGGTGAGCTCTTTCTTAAAAGTGAACCGGGAAAAGGCAGTGAGTTCTATTTTACCGTGACCCTTCCCAGGGGACGGATGGAGAAAAAGCCTGTTTCGGAGGCGGCGCCCAGGGAACAAGGGTTTGACGGGGCGGAGATCCTCCTTGCCGAGGACAATGATCTCAATGCGGAAATCGCCATGGAACTGCTCCGCATGCAGGGAGCCGTTGTCACCCGGGCGGAGAATGGACGGGAGGCGTTAGAACTGTTTAAACAAAGCGCCCAGGGGGAGATTAAGGCGATTCTTATGGATATCCAGATGCCGGAGATGAATGGATTGGAGGCCACGGCCGCCATCCGCGGGCTGTCACGTCCGGATGCCGCAACAGTCCCGATTATCGCAATGACCGCGAACGCCTTCCAGGAGGACAAGGAGTCGGCAATGGCAGCAGGAATGAACGGTTTCGTGCCAAAGCCAATTGATGTGGCTGCGCTTTATGAGGAGCTGTATCACAATATGGCTGCTGTGAATGATGCCGTAAAGTAA
- a CDS encoding response regulator, producing the protein MKYYTTAKDTAQAFCRAWFEQRDGEAAIGFLSDDIDFVGTGADEFACGKAEMTAYLNQDISEITEPFSCEMRVIHEQSITVEVTHLSMEMTLKNRQYLWHLRTFFTLALEGGSWKIKCFHVAEPGSSQKGREHYPQTLVMEHISRQRQELLNDSVAGGMMGGYVEDGFPFYFINRQMLDYLGYENKTEFVHDIEGMISNCMHPDDRKPVNETVNAQLLEGDEYIVEYRMRKKDGTYIWVHDTGRKLMAEDGRAAIVSVCIDITEEKKMRDELLHLYNNIPGAVFRCHYDEELSVIDANDGLFEFLGYTRDEFTALGNKMSAVIHPEDMPVMLQKISAQLQYGDTVRIEGRVICGDGEVKWFSLKAQLFQEKDEGQLFSVLLDITDERSLQEKNDELYEQELAYFVELSSEEGSAQGRLNVTRNQVESYICTPQMAVTSIGHSYDELVEHLSEAAADPAYGASIRSTLSREKVLADYALGKTDYHFEFLRKRGEEGVFWSSTSFRLYREPENDDVIAFFYTTDNTAHKIQEELLKKITRLDYELLTEVNIRRDTHRLILFDENSQRAGAAEGEFQAEVRRIADRFMDEEAKQEYRSKLDFEYMEKRLSQEPVYSFVIEMMDEEGNKRVKRFQVFYIEKELGRVCVARSDVTDVVQKEQRQKEELAAALVAAEQANAAKSDFLSRMSHEIRTPMNAIIGMSTIAAQAVGDDEQIADCISKIGISSRFLLSLINDILDMSRIESGKMLLKNEKIPTEEFIVGLNSICYAQASAKGVEYECIVDPVLDDYYVGDAMKLQQVLLNILSNAIKFTGEGGKVTFSASQRQRTKNTAALRFIVNDTGVGMSEEFIPRIFEPFSQESIGTTALYGGTGLGLAISKSIVDLMDGKITVRSIKGIGTEFTVDVKLGITEEEKLLHGQKKQNYNFSHLKTLVVDDDVVVCESAVVTLREMGITAEWVDSGRKAVERVQGLWDAGRYFDMILIDWKMPGMDGIETARHIRAIVGPEVTIIIMTAYDWISIEHEAKLAGVNLLMSKPMFKSALVSAFSKALGEKEERKPQMDAAAYDFSGRRLLLAEDNAINTEVAVMLLESKGFTVDTAENGLRALELFSKSSTGYYDAILMDIRMPLMDGLTATTSIRHLSNTDAATVPIVAMTANAFDDDIEKSKAAGMDAHLAKPIDSDRLYQTLYHLIYREEG; encoded by the coding sequence ATGAAGTACTATACTACAGCGAAAGATACTGCCCAGGCATTCTGCCGGGCCTGGTTCGAACAGCGCGACGGGGAGGCGGCAATCGGTTTCCTCTCTGATGACATTGACTTTGTAGGCACCGGCGCGGATGAATTTGCCTGCGGAAAAGCGGAGATGACCGCCTATCTAAACCAGGATATCAGTGAGATTACGGAACCATTCTCCTGTGAGATGAGAGTAATCCATGAACAGAGCATTACGGTGGAAGTGACTCATCTCTCCATGGAGATGACGCTGAAAAACAGGCAGTATCTCTGGCATCTGCGTACGTTCTTTACGCTTGCTTTGGAAGGCGGGAGCTGGAAGATTAAATGTTTCCATGTGGCGGAACCCGGCAGCAGCCAGAAGGGGAGGGAGCATTATCCCCAGACGCTTGTGATGGAACACATCAGCAGACAGAGACAGGAGCTTTTAAACGATTCCGTGGCCGGCGGTATGATGGGAGGATATGTCGAAGACGGATTTCCCTTCTATTTTATCAACCGGCAGATGCTGGATTATCTGGGATATGAGAATAAAACGGAATTTGTCCATGATATAGAGGGGATGATTTCCAACTGTATGCATCCGGACGATCGGAAACCGGTGAATGAGACCGTGAATGCACAGCTTTTGGAGGGCGATGAATATATCGTTGAATACAGGATGCGCAAGAAAGACGGCACATACATATGGGTCCATGATACGGGCAGAAAACTTATGGCGGAAGATGGTCGTGCCGCCATTGTTTCGGTCTGCATCGATATCACGGAAGAGAAAAAGATGCGGGATGAACTGCTCCATCTCTATAATAATATTCCGGGAGCCGTTTTCCGGTGCCATTATGACGAAGAACTGTCAGTAATCGACGCCAATGACGGCCTGTTTGAATTCCTTGGCTACACCAGGGACGAATTTACCGCGTTGGGTAATAAAATGTCGGCTGTTATCCACCCGGAAGACATGCCGGTCATGCTCCAGAAGATCAGTGCTCAACTGCAGTATGGCGACACGGTCCGCATTGAGGGCCGCGTTATCTGCGGGGACGGCGAAGTCAAGTGGTTTTCACTTAAAGCACAGCTTTTTCAGGAAAAGGACGAAGGGCAGCTTTTCAGCGTACTTCTTGATATTACGGACGAGAGGAGCCTGCAGGAGAAAAATGATGAACTGTATGAGCAGGAACTGGCCTATTTCGTGGAATTATCCTCCGAGGAGGGGAGCGCCCAGGGACGTCTCAACGTCACGCGCAACCAGGTGGAGAGTTACATCTGTACGCCCCAGATGGCGGTTACCAGTATAGGGCACTCTTACGACGAGCTGGTGGAACATTTGTCGGAGGCTGCGGCCGATCCGGCTTATGGAGCGTCAATCCGCAGCACACTTTCCCGTGAGAAGGTGCTTGCGGATTATGCGCTTGGGAAGACGGATTATCATTTTGAATTCCTGAGGAAACGCGGGGAGGAAGGCGTTTTCTGGAGCAGTACAAGCTTTCGTTTATACAGGGAGCCGGAGAACGACGACGTGATTGCATTTTTCTATACCACGGATAATACGGCCCACAAGATTCAGGAGGAGCTGCTGAAGAAGATTACCAGACTCGATTATGAACTCCTCACGGAGGTTAATATCCGGCGCGATACCCATCGGCTGATCTTATTTGATGAGAACAGCCAGAGGGCGGGAGCCGCCGAAGGAGAGTTCCAGGCCGAGGTCAGACGGATCGCAGACCGTTTTATGGATGAGGAAGCAAAGCAGGAATACCGGTCAAAACTGGACTTTGAATATATGGAAAAGAGACTGTCACAGGAGCCGGTGTACTCTTTTGTCATTGAGATGATGGATGAGGAGGGGAATAAGAGAGTAAAACGTTTCCAGGTCTTCTACATTGAGAAGGAACTCGGCAGAGTCTGCGTGGCGCGCAGCGACGTGACCGATGTGGTTCAGAAAGAACAGCGTCAGAAGGAAGAGCTGGCCGCCGCACTGGTGGCTGCGGAGCAGGCCAATGCCGCCAAGTCGGACTTCCTGTCACGGATGAGCCATGAAATCAGGACGCCGATGAATGCCATCATCGGCATGAGCACCATTGCCGCCCAGGCTGTCGGTGATGATGAGCAGATTGCAGACTGTATCTCAAAGATAGGAATTTCATCACGGTTTCTTCTGTCGTTAATCAACGATATTCTGGATATGAGCCGGATTGAGAGCGGCAAGATGCTCTTAAAGAATGAAAAGATTCCAACAGAAGAGTTTATCGTGGGACTCAATTCCATCTGCTACGCCCAGGCGTCTGCAAAGGGCGTGGAATATGAGTGTATCGTGGATCCCGTTCTGGATGACTATTATGTCGGTGATGCGATGAAGCTGCAGCAGGTGCTTTTGAATATCCTGAGCAATGCCATCAAATTCACCGGTGAGGGCGGGAAGGTCACATTTTCCGCATCACAGCGCCAGAGAACGAAAAATACCGCTGCGCTGCGTTTTATCGTAAATGATACGGGCGTGGGCATGAGTGAGGAATTTATTCCGCGCATTTTCGAACCTTTCTCGCAGGAATCCATTGGGACTACGGCGCTTTACGGCGGCACAGGACTGGGACTTGCGATTTCAAAAAGCATAGTGGACCTGATGGACGGCAAAATCACGGTGCGTTCCATCAAAGGAATCGGTACGGAATTTACAGTGGATGTAAAGCTAGGGATTACCGAGGAAGAAAAGCTGCTCCACGGGCAGAAAAAGCAGAATTATAATTTCTCCCACCTGAAAACGCTGGTTGTGGATGATGACGTGGTGGTTTGCGAGAGCGCGGTCGTCACCCTTCGTGAGATGGGAATCACCGCAGAATGGGTGGACAGCGGCCGAAAGGCGGTTGAGCGGGTACAGGGACTCTGGGATGCGGGCAGATACTTTGACATGATTCTGATAGACTGGAAAATGCCGGGAATGGACGGCATTGAGACCGCCAGGCATATCAGGGCTATTGTAGGGCCGGAGGTTACGATCATTATCATGACCGCCTATGACTGGATTTCCATAGAGCATGAGGCAAAGCTGGCCGGGGTGAACCTTCTGATGAGCAAACCGATGTTTAAATCAGCCCTGGTATCGGCTTTTTCCAAAGCGCTGGGGGAGAAGGAAGAGAGAAAGCCGCAGATGGATGCGGCCGCCTATGATTTTTCCGGAAGGCGTCTGCTGCTGGCGGAGGATAATGCCATTAACACGGAGGTTGCCGTGATGCTTCTTGAGAGCAAGGGATTTACCGTAGACACGGCCGAAAATGGTCTCAGGGCGCTGGAATTATTCAGTAAATCGTCGACCGGATATTATGACGCCATCCTGATGGATATCAGAATGCCGCTGATGGACGGGCTGACGGCCACTACAAGTATCAGACATTTAAGCAATACGGACGCCGCAACGGTTCCGATTGTTGCAATGACAGCCAACGCATTTGACGATGACATAGAAAAAAGCAAGGCGGCAGGAATGGATGCCCACCTTGCAAAGCCGATTGATTCGGACCGGTTATATCAGACACTATACCATCTTATTTACAGAGAGGAAGGTTAA
- a CDS encoding Hpt domain-containing protein translates to MRSFREIVESYGVDYDNTMARFLGNETFYLKILGRLPQDNNLAALEDALDKGDLDRAFEAAHTIKGLAGNLGLQSIYEAVSAMVEPLRAGELREDYKTLYHVIREEYRKAERMRRDLEECEGF, encoded by the coding sequence ATGCGGAGTTTTCGGGAAATAGTTGAGTCCTATGGTGTGGATTATGACAATACAATGGCACGGTTTTTGGGAAATGAGACATTTTATCTGAAGATACTGGGAAGACTGCCTCAGGACAATAACCTGGCCGCCCTGGAAGACGCTTTGGACAAAGGAGATCTGGACAGAGCCTTTGAGGCGGCGCATACGATTAAGGGGTTGGCTGGTAATCTTGGCTTACAGTCCATCTATGAGGCGGTTTCCGCCATGGTGGAACCTTTGCGGGCCGGGGAACTCAGGGAAGATTACAAAACGCTTTATCATGTGATCCGGGAGGAGTACCGGAAAGCGGAGAGAATGCGGCGGGATCTGGAAGAATGTGAAGGCTTTTAA